The proteins below are encoded in one region of Apium graveolens cultivar Ventura chromosome 4, ASM990537v1, whole genome shotgun sequence:
- the LOC141719353 gene encoding secreted RxLR effector protein 161-like — MYAVGLDSRYMEKPKIDHFMTAKRILRYIKGTLDHGLFYTHFQDSKLVGYSDSDYGGDLDDGKSTSGYAFHIGSTIFSWSSKKQQTVALSTCEAEYIAAAACTCQAMWLGYILGELNLVKEGPIQIYVDNKSSISLAKNPVSHSRSKHINIKYYFLRE; from the coding sequence ATGTATGCGGTTGGATTGGATAGTAGGTACATGGAGAAACCAAAGATAGATCACTTTATGACAGCTAAAAGAATTTTGAGATACATAAAAGGTACGCTTGATCATGGCTTATTTTACACGCATTTTCAAGATTCAAAGTTAGTTGGCTACTCAGACAGTGATTATGGCGGTGATTTGGATGACGGGAAAAGCACATCAGGATATGCTTTTCATATTGGTTCAACAATATTTTCATGGTCATCAAAGAAGCAACAGACAGTTGCCCTCTCAACATGTGAGGCAGAATACATCGCAGCAGCAGCGTGCACATGTCAGGCTATGTGGCTAGGCTACATATTGGGCGAGTTAAATCTCGTAAAGGAAGGTCCTATTCAAATTTACGTGGATAATAAATCCTCTATTTCTCTCGCGAAAAATCCAGTGTCACACAGTCGTAGCAAGCACATCAATATTAAGTATTATTTCCTTCGCGAATAA